A window from Anaerolineae bacterium encodes these proteins:
- a CDS encoding HD domain-containing protein, whose product MSELRPGLQLARDVSDGKGGLLLRRGVSLNSSYIRALDERGFAWVYVVDEVSDGIVVEDMVAGYLRSSAESVLRSLAGLQSGMAGQQRRLPEALMEQELGDVSRVMGHVLSAGVLTALARMASVDTTLLFHGLHTATAALWLGWRMSLNEGSMRSLALGGMLHDCGKAKLSHHTFLLPTLSPEQQADLQRHPLLGLQMTRELGVDDQDAIAAVAQHHERQDGRGYPRGLRGTNRIASGYQTGRIALAAEVIALADAYAMLTTETLVTAPLAAGQVARALHRLSGTVLNRQLVRHLLEGRRQVPIGIGVYVASGRHSGCRGTVVRNSCLDPEHVVVRLVQDSGGGRMRPVELDTAEEEGACLLAELS is encoded by the coding sequence GTGAGCGAGCTGCGTCCGGGCCTTCAGCTGGCTCGTGACGTGTCCGACGGCAAGGGCGGGCTGCTCTTGCGGCGCGGCGTCAGCCTCAACTCGTCGTACATTCGCGCTTTGGACGAACGCGGCTTCGCCTGGGTATACGTGGTCGATGAGGTCAGCGACGGCATCGTCGTCGAGGACATGGTGGCGGGATACCTCCGATCGTCCGCCGAGTCGGTCTTGCGATCGCTGGCGGGCCTGCAGAGCGGGATGGCCGGACAGCAGCGTCGGCTGCCGGAGGCGCTGATGGAACAGGAGCTGGGCGACGTGTCGCGAGTGATGGGGCACGTCTTGAGCGCCGGCGTGCTCACTGCTCTGGCCCGCATGGCGTCGGTGGACACGACACTTCTGTTCCATGGCCTCCACACGGCCACGGCGGCTCTGTGGTTGGGGTGGCGCATGAGCCTGAACGAGGGCTCCATGCGGTCGCTGGCGTTGGGGGGTATGCTGCATGACTGCGGCAAGGCGAAGCTGAGTCATCACACCTTCCTGCTTCCGACCCTGAGCCCGGAACAGCAGGCGGACTTGCAGCGCCATCCTCTGCTCGGCCTACAGATGACGCGGGAGCTGGGCGTGGACGATCAGGACGCCATTGCGGCGGTCGCCCAGCACCACGAGAGGCAGGATGGACGCGGCTATCCCCGCGGGCTGCGAGGCACCAACCGGATCGCGAGCGGCTACCAGACCGGACGCATTGCTCTCGCGGCCGAGGTGATCGCGCTGGCAGACGCCTATGCCATGCTCACGACCGAGACACTGGTGACGGCGCCGCTGGCGGCAGGGCAGGTAGCGCGGGCCCTGCATCGGCTCTCGGGCACGGTGCTCAACCGGCAGTTGGTGAGGCACTTACTTGAGGGAAGGCGGCAGGTGCCCATCGGGATAGGCGTGTATGTCGCCTCGGGACGGCACAGCGGATGTCGGGGTACGGTGGTGAGGAACTCCTGCCTGGATCCCGAGCACGTGGTGGTCCGGCTGGTGCAGGACAGCGGCGGAGGGCGGATGCGCCCGGTGGAGCTAGACACGGCCGAGGAGGAGGGTGCGTGCCTACTGGCGGAGCTGAGCTAG
- the atpB gene encoding F0F1 ATP synthase subunit A: MEIALAPEPVFKVGELIITNTMITSVLVVVLLTAAAAVYRSVLSVTSPGRYQSLVEWALTFVLNLCEQAAGRALGRRIFPLVATFFIFILTANWLGLLPGSHFVKVVNFEGHEVPLFRAANSDLNMTAAMALVAVGTVQVLGVVSRGFGGYLKELLTPVYLAPIHLIGEVSRVISLSGRLFGNIFGGEVLMLLMYTLVPYVVPAVFLGLEVLFGFIQALIFTVLTVVYITLAAAPEHREAV; this comes from the coding sequence TTGGAGATAGCGCTCGCTCCGGAGCCGGTGTTCAAGGTAGGTGAACTGATCATCACCAACACCATGATCACCAGTGTGCTGGTGGTGGTGCTCCTCACAGCGGCGGCTGCCGTCTACCGCTCTGTGCTCTCAGTGACTTCGCCGGGCCGATACCAGTCACTGGTGGAGTGGGCGCTGACGTTCGTGCTCAACCTGTGCGAGCAGGCTGCCGGTAGGGCGCTGGGCCGGCGCATCTTCCCTCTCGTCGCTACCTTCTTCATCTTCATTCTGACGGCGAACTGGCTCGGGCTGTTGCCCGGCTCGCACTTCGTCAAGGTGGTGAACTTCGAGGGGCACGAGGTTCCGCTCTTTCGCGCTGCCAATAGTGATCTCAACATGACAGCAGCCATGGCGCTGGTGGCGGTGGGCACCGTGCAGGTACTGGGTGTGGTCTCTCGGGGGTTCGGGGGATACCTGAAGGAGCTCCTCACTCCGGTCTACCTGGCGCCCATCCACCTTATCGGCGAGGTCTCCCGCGTCATCTCGCTCTCCGGCCGACTCTTCGGCAACATATTCGGAGGCGAGGTGCTCATGCTGCTGATGTACACTCTGGTCCCGTACGTGGTACCCGCGGTGTTCTTAGGACTGGAGGTTCTCTTTGGCTTCATACAGGCGCTCATCTTTACCGTCCTGACTGTCGTCTACATAACACTGGCGGCGGCCCCGGAGCACAGGGAAGCGGTCTAA
- a CDS encoding flagellar assembly protein FliW translates to MMRPVTTDSPGEEQAWPAEILFSEGLVGCSEWRRFVLLRDDQAGPVQMLQCLDEPEVGFFVADPSAVVEDYQVEIPPEAAEAIGLRDWRDALVLCTLVMQQDPPLVTANLLGPLVVNQRNGRGVQIVLSGSSYSARHVVAGEPRGNRAC, encoded by the coding sequence GTGATGAGACCAGTAACCACTGACAGCCCGGGTGAGGAACAGGCCTGGCCGGCGGAGATCCTTTTCTCCGAGGGTCTGGTGGGGTGTTCCGAGTGGCGCCGCTTCGTCCTTCTCCGAGACGACCAGGCGGGCCCGGTGCAAATGCTGCAATGCCTCGATGAGCCTGAAGTGGGGTTCTTCGTTGCCGATCCGTCCGCAGTGGTGGAGGACTATCAGGTTGAGATCCCACCCGAAGCCGCTGAGGCCATCGGCTTGCGGGATTGGCGGGATGCCCTTGTGCTGTGCACGCTGGTGATGCAGCAGGATCCGCCTCTGGTGACGGCTAACTTGCTTGGCCCCCTGGTCGTCAACCAAAGAAACGGCCGCGGGGTCCAGATAGTGCTAAGTGGGTCCTCGTACTCCGCTCGTCACGTCGTAGCCGGTGAGCCAAGAGGAAACAGGGCGTGCTGA
- a CDS encoding GAF domain-containing protein, whose protein sequence is MASDSTTRLLVAGIPEEALIPALRLAGNHRCHVLIAETPAHISQALAQQQADLVVLGLPASSREPWEELVARIQADGSTRLIVVRDSQQAAVHWAKADHEATPSAGEDLASLINVALDRPRDRADPETDDPARQGCLTQDAATSSVQALVEGLARLVQSLDPAGNLVRYSESVADGLRLLLDLEAVEISLLAPPVLVRSPRQAPLPTAAASSRDLAAKAVTVVERPLAGGRHLVALPLCTPRHTYGTLTLLSSQPAVTQRAVLPALSLLTASVAGELELMRLSLEHNRNLDELQAISETGRTMVALLSLDQVLEMIVHTALRYVPSAGAAVLHVPNDTRDTFVPRATAGPTHLIQAATRQFSVDLPERLRGQHQPLRIPYAPMESGEESGAAARGSMVVVPLMIGQALVGALSVVSTRSNAFTSRDERILVSLASQGAVAIENARLHGQARKADEIAALYELSQALNSNLDLRDTVTTILSSARSLTLASSAEVRLASPAGDSLEAVIALGERPQSEPGDRYRMSVLYPRLVMESRRPLLIEDTHRFEHDDDFCRHEDPSWLRSYLGIPLITSQRAVGVLSLGSTREGAFTAEDVRLLEIVAGQAATALSNARLYEEATQRLREAEAIARVSRSVAASLDQRTVLEAVVSTLVATIPLARHAFAYLVGPDGSPSLAAQSPPRQDEEVSPDLGIWQWCADGCLVRGQPVHLDDTLRHGFPSTGSTVAHSVVAVPMVAAGKAVGVLGTDSTLPNAFTTGDLRLIKTFADQAATAIESARLFDDLNRAYRELSQSTETLSAVFHGITDGMYIVDREDRLVVINEPEARFLGSHPESLVGSSYRSLYHRTDSPCEHCAVEEALGSGEHVSMLACYSDRGERTVWREVDIYPIRDREGVTSRAVVFARDVTEKRRLEASLVESGRMASIGQLASSIAHEVNNPLTVIIGNAEVLLLDAPAEDPATETISMILRAARRAARTVQNLLDLSGQQEFEFADVDLRRTIEEALDLVTHPLRKAGIQPILDVADDLPVVTGSAGHLKVVWMNILLNARDAILAAERSDGEVRIEVGTSSEAAVYVSIMDNGVGMAEEQRERLFQPFFTTKPAGQGLGLGLYHAYMIVRRHGGRIEVTTRPGEGSAFTVYLPLDASSGEDLLDKP, encoded by the coding sequence GTGGCATCGGACTCCACCACGCGGCTGCTGGTAGCTGGTATCCCTGAAGAAGCTCTGATCCCAGCGCTCCGCCTGGCGGGCAACCACCGGTGTCACGTGCTGATAGCCGAAACGCCGGCCCACATCAGCCAGGCGCTGGCCCAACAGCAGGCCGACTTGGTCGTCCTGGGCTTGCCTGCGAGCTCCCGCGAGCCTTGGGAGGAGTTGGTCGCCCGCATACAGGCGGACGGAAGTACTCGCCTCATCGTGGTGCGCGACAGCCAGCAGGCCGCTGTGCACTGGGCGAAGGCCGACCATGAAGCCACCCCCTCGGCGGGCGAGGACCTCGCTTCCCTCATCAACGTCGCCCTTGACCGGCCTCGTGACCGCGCCGACCCGGAGACAGACGATCCGGCTCGGCAGGGTTGTCTGACGCAGGACGCCGCCACATCGTCCGTCCAGGCCCTTGTCGAAGGTCTTGCCCGCCTGGTGCAGAGCCTCGACCCGGCCGGGAACCTGGTGCGCTACTCCGAGTCGGTCGCTGATGGTCTCCGCCTCCTGCTCGATCTAGAGGCAGTCGAGATCTCCTTGCTTGCTCCACCCGTTCTGGTCCGCTCCCCACGCCAGGCTCCACTTCCGACTGCCGCGGCCTCTTCCCGCGACCTGGCGGCGAAGGCAGTCACCGTGGTCGAACGTCCGCTTGCCGGCGGGCGCCACCTGGTCGCCTTGCCCCTGTGCACGCCACGACACACCTACGGCACCCTCACGCTGCTGAGCTCACAGCCAGCGGTGACACAACGGGCTGTCCTCCCCGCCCTGTCGCTGCTTACCGCGAGTGTGGCGGGCGAGCTCGAACTGATGCGTCTTTCCCTGGAGCACAACCGCAACCTGGACGAGCTGCAGGCCATCTCAGAGACCGGCCGCACCATGGTCGCGTTGTTGAGCCTGGATCAGGTTCTGGAAATGATAGTGCACACCGCCTTAAGGTACGTGCCTTCTGCCGGGGCGGCTGTCCTGCACGTGCCGAACGACACCAGGGACACGTTTGTGCCGAGAGCCACGGCCGGTCCGACGCACCTCATTCAAGCCGCCACTCGCCAGTTTTCCGTGGACTTGCCGGAGCGTCTGCGCGGGCAGCACCAACCGCTTCGCATACCCTATGCGCCCATGGAGTCCGGCGAGGAGTCGGGCGCAGCCGCCCGAGGCTCCATGGTGGTAGTGCCTCTGATGATTGGGCAGGCCCTAGTCGGCGCCTTAAGCGTGGTCAGCACCCGCTCCAACGCCTTCACCAGCCGTGACGAGCGCATCCTGGTCAGCCTGGCCAGCCAAGGGGCTGTCGCCATCGAGAACGCCCGTTTGCACGGCCAGGCTCGCAAAGCTGACGAGATCGCGGCACTGTACGAGTTGAGTCAGGCACTCAACAGCAACCTCGACCTACGCGACACCGTCACCACCATCCTCAGCAGCGCCCGCAGCCTCACCCTCGCCTCATCCGCCGAGGTCCGCCTGGCTTCCCCCGCGGGCGACTCGCTCGAGGCCGTGATCGCCCTGGGTGAGCGCCCCCAGTCGGAGCCGGGCGATCGCTATCGCATGAGCGTGCTGTACCCCCGGTTGGTCATGGAATCCAGACGGCCGCTGCTGATAGAGGATACGCATCGGTTCGAGCACGACGACGATTTCTGTCGTCACGAAGATCCCTCCTGGCTACGTTCCTACCTGGGCATCCCCCTCATCACCAGTCAGCGGGCGGTAGGAGTGCTCTCCCTGGGGTCCACGCGGGAAGGTGCATTCACTGCCGAAGACGTTCGACTGCTTGAGATCGTGGCCGGGCAGGCCGCCACCGCCCTGAGCAATGCCAGGCTATACGAAGAGGCCACTCAACGCCTCCGGGAGGCCGAAGCCATCGCCCGAGTGAGCCGGTCCGTGGCCGCCAGCCTCGACCAGCGCACCGTTCTGGAAGCTGTGGTGAGCACCCTGGTGGCAACTATCCCCCTCGCCCGTCACGCCTTCGCCTATCTGGTGGGGCCGGACGGCTCGCCCAGTCTGGCGGCTCAGTCGCCTCCCAGACAAGACGAGGAGGTCTCCCCTGACCTGGGCATCTGGCAGTGGTGTGCCGACGGCTGTCTGGTGCGGGGGCAGCCAGTGCACCTGGACGACACCTTGCGACACGGGTTCCCCTCCACTGGTTCTACGGTTGCTCACTCCGTCGTCGCAGTCCCCATGGTGGCCGCCGGCAAAGCAGTAGGCGTTCTGGGCACCGACAGCACCTTGCCAAACGCCTTCACCACTGGAGACTTGCGGCTCATCAAGACGTTTGCCGACCAGGCAGCCACCGCCATCGAGAGCGCCCGTCTCTTCGATGACCTCAACCGGGCGTATCGGGAGCTGTCTCAGAGCACCGAGACCCTTTCTGCCGTGTTCCACGGCATCACCGACGGGATGTACATCGTCGATCGGGAGGACCGCCTAGTGGTCATTAACGAGCCGGAGGCTCGTTTCCTTGGTTCGCACCCCGAATCCTTGGTGGGAAGCTCTTACCGCTCTCTGTACCATCGTACCGACAGCCCCTGCGAGCATTGCGCCGTCGAGGAAGCCCTTGGCTCCGGCGAACATGTCTCGATGCTGGCCTGCTACTCCGATCGCGGGGAACGTACGGTCTGGAGGGAGGTGGATATCTATCCCATCCGCGATCGCGAAGGGGTCACGAGCAGAGCCGTGGTGTTCGCCCGAGACGTGACCGAGAAGCGACGACTGGAGGCGTCCCTGGTGGAATCCGGCCGCATGGCGTCCATCGGTCAGCTGGCCAGCAGCATCGCCCACGAGGTCAACAATCCCCTCACCGTCATCATCGGCAACGCCGAGGTGCTGCTTCTGGATGCTCCGGCCGAAGACCCTGCCACCGAGACCATCTCGATGATCCTCCGAGCGGCGCGTCGGGCAGCCCGCACAGTCCAGAACCTCCTCGATCTCTCCGGTCAGCAAGAGTTCGAGTTCGCCGACGTGGATCTTCGGCGGACTATCGAGGAGGCGCTGGACCTGGTCACCCATCCGCTGCGTAAAGCCGGCATCCAGCCCATCCTGGACGTGGCCGACGACCTACCCGTGGTAACCGGAAGCGCAGGCCACCTCAAGGTCGTCTGGATGAACATCCTGCTCAACGCGCGTGATGCCATCCTCGCTGCCGAACGGAGCGATGGCGAGGTCAGGATTGAGGTCGGCACCAGCTCCGAGGCGGCCGTCTACGTGTCGATCATGGACAACGGGGTGGGGATGGCAGAGGAGCAGCGCGAACGTCTGTTCCAGCCCTTCTTCACCACCAAACCGGCCGGCCAGGGGCTGGGGTTGGGCCTCTACCACGCATACATGATTGTACGCCGGCACGGCGGCCGAATCGAGGTTACCACGAGGCCGGGCGAGGGCTCTGCGTTCACGGTGTACCTGCCGCTAGACGCTAGCTCCGGAGAGGACCTTCTGGACAAGCCCTAG
- the csrA gene encoding carbon storage regulator CsrA, which produces MLILTRRPGETVVIQGDIKVHVLAVEGERVKLGVDAPRHVPIVRQELLEEVRQSNLDAAVRPEDSRQLATSLSRLVRRNAG; this is translated from the coding sequence GTGCTGATACTTACCCGGCGTCCCGGCGAGACGGTTGTGATCCAGGGTGACATCAAGGTCCACGTCCTGGCGGTGGAAGGGGAACGGGTCAAGTTGGGGGTGGACGCTCCTCGCCACGTACCCATCGTACGCCAGGAGCTTCTGGAAGAGGTCCGGCAGTCCAATCTGGATGCTGCCGTCCGGCCTGAGGATTCGCGCCAGCTGGCCACTTCGCTCAGCCGGTTGGTGCGGCGGAATGCAGGTTGA
- a CDS encoding AtpZ/AtpI family protein — protein sequence MKLDRPTLRALAVAAQLVTSIIASIALAMGGGYLLDRWLGTHPLFLLLGIAVGMVAVFYTLRDVSRQFGPRGDDDRRES from the coding sequence GTGAAGCTGGACAGGCCTACTTTGCGGGCCCTTGCCGTCGCGGCTCAGCTCGTGACTTCCATTATCGCCTCGATAGCGCTAGCCATGGGTGGCGGCTATCTGCTAGACAGATGGCTGGGCACCCATCCCCTCTTTCTTCTGCTCGGTATAGCGGTAGGAATGGTTGCGGTCTTCTACACGTTGCGCGACGTGAGCCGCCAGTTCGGCCCGCGCGGCGACGATGACCGAAGGGAGAGCTGA
- the atpE gene encoding ATP synthase F0 subunit C codes for MEQEGLIRLGAGLAIGLGAIGPGVGIGIAVGKAMEAIGRNPEAEGAVRTTMILGAGLAEAVAIYAFVVALILALVI; via the coding sequence ATGGAGCAAGAGGGACTGATCAGGCTGGGAGCGGGGCTTGCCATAGGCCTAGGCGCAATTGGGCCGGGCGTGGGCATTGGCATCGCGGTGGGCAAAGCCATGGAGGCGATCGGGCGGAACCCTGAGGCCGAGGGGGCTGTGCGCACGACCATGATCCTGGGAGCTGGACTGGCGGAGGCCGTGGCCATATATGCTTTCGTGGTCGCTCTCATCCTGGCGTTGGTGATCTAG
- the flgL gene encoding flagellar hook-associated protein FlgL — protein sequence MRVTHRMLVRTALRDLQNGVQALGKYQEQLASGKRLHRPSDDPFAVQRAINMRGEIQALEACRRSISLSQDWVNATDVALDKLTDVLIRARNVALRGADDSIGSDARQAVAMEAAQLVGSALQCANSSTQGRYLFAGYKIDQPPFVGLDAASEATTDPDAIIAVEYRGDDGAIVRELEPGVSLQINVNGTQPWLAPDDPASVFALLLQLRDALAADDAGAVRGLLDRFEAAVQAVGGARAMIGAKSQRLAAALDKLEAVTLGLQDLLSQTEDVDMAEAVVHFAQREAVLKVALQVNARILPTSLLDYLR from the coding sequence ATGCGGGTTACCCATCGAATGCTGGTTCGGACCGCGCTGCGTGACCTGCAGAACGGGGTACAGGCCCTGGGGAAGTACCAGGAGCAGCTGGCCAGTGGCAAGAGGCTCCACCGGCCGTCGGACGATCCGTTCGCCGTGCAGCGCGCTATCAACATGCGGGGAGAGATCCAGGCCCTCGAGGCATGCAGGCGCAGCATCAGCTTGAGCCAGGATTGGGTGAACGCCACGGATGTGGCCCTGGACAAGCTCACCGACGTTCTGATACGAGCCCGCAATGTGGCCCTGAGGGGCGCAGACGACTCCATCGGCTCCGATGCCCGGCAGGCGGTGGCCATGGAGGCGGCGCAGCTGGTCGGTTCGGCGCTTCAATGCGCCAACAGCAGCACTCAAGGGCGATACCTGTTTGCCGGGTACAAGATAGACCAGCCTCCCTTCGTCGGGCTGGACGCGGCGTCCGAGGCGACGACCGACCCGGATGCGATCATCGCGGTGGAGTACAGAGGCGACGACGGGGCGATCGTGCGCGAGCTGGAGCCGGGCGTCAGCCTCCAGATCAACGTGAACGGGACGCAGCCGTGGCTGGCTCCTGACGACCCAGCGTCTGTATTCGCTCTTCTTCTCCAGTTGCGCGACGCCCTGGCCGCGGACGACGCCGGAGCGGTTCGAGGGCTTTTGGATCGGTTTGAGGCCGCGGTTCAGGCCGTGGGCGGCGCCAGAGCTATGATAGGAGCAAAGAGCCAGCGTCTGGCCGCCGCCCTGGACAAGCTGGAGGCGGTGACCCTGGGCCTTCAGGACCTCCTCTCCCAGACTGAGGATGTCGACATGGCTGAGGCTGTGGTACACTTCGCCCAGCGGGAGGCAGTGCTCAAGGTGGCTCTGCAGGTGAATGCGCGCATCCTCCCGACGTCGTTGCTGGATTACCTTAGGTGA
- a CDS encoding AAA family ATPase, with protein MPTGGAELAAEVGAGTAELRHVAVLFADLEGFTHLCERLDPEEVVETLDRIYDRLGEEVARYGGHIDKVLGDGLMVLFGAPTAHEDDCMRAVMAGLAMQRAVGELQPWIRKRLGQGLGLRVGVDAGPVVYGAIGPGKAAATVIGDAANVAARLQQVAAPGQVVISGRVRRLAGWHIQARQLGTVQLEGRRAALSAHLALAPYVPLAGDATSPGETLVGRAAEMHMLTAEYGRTAQGQTTLVLVSGEAGIGKTRLLREFAARLEVMEANLQPLAIQIRNRWEVGSTYRPCESLLGALGLRVGHPVLGATALDRHRMQHEARPGAGATGSEQLLEALGGFCRRMPVVVLVDDWDWAEPGDCRRLVELVRGSAEWPVMFVLAGRRVELEKLAELAAVPALQLKLQPLGTSDCWRLLQQHPAASALPPDACEALVRRSGGNPAHLIESVESLIEEGALVASGEGWVVREGQALHAVPESLRNSVLSRLDALEPAAKELLRLCSVLGDEVTAPVLSQVSGLAPEEVSRRMVPLLEAGLLAAEATERKYLFRSDLVRKVAYDTMLRRQRRELHRRAALCLEEDPETSSEDLARHCVKAGLADKAMRYGIDAGEALLRRGEPERAAELLSELEGLVGDGSPDERVRLLESLAEAYITQGECQAGIERLLEALGLARAPSVRGRLMGQLGWACAIQGQADRAMRHYQQARTLLDLGGDKSGQAMVAAGVRLLYDRP; from the coding sequence GTGCCTACTGGCGGAGCTGAGCTAGCAGCTGAGGTCGGAGCCGGGACAGCTGAGCTCAGACACGTGGCTGTCCTCTTCGCCGATCTGGAGGGCTTCACTCACCTGTGTGAGAGGCTGGACCCAGAGGAAGTAGTCGAGACACTGGACCGAATCTACGACCGACTGGGCGAAGAGGTGGCGCGCTACGGTGGACACATTGACAAGGTGCTGGGAGATGGCCTGATGGTCCTCTTCGGCGCGCCGACGGCTCACGAAGACGACTGCATGCGGGCGGTGATGGCGGGCCTAGCCATGCAACGGGCTGTAGGAGAGCTTCAGCCATGGATCCGCAAGCGCCTGGGCCAGGGTCTGGGGCTGCGTGTAGGGGTGGACGCGGGGCCGGTGGTGTATGGTGCTATCGGCCCGGGTAAGGCGGCCGCCACGGTCATCGGCGATGCCGCCAACGTGGCTGCCAGGCTCCAGCAGGTGGCGGCTCCTGGACAGGTGGTGATCAGCGGCCGAGTGAGGCGGCTTGCCGGCTGGCACATACAGGCCCGTCAGCTGGGCACGGTGCAACTGGAAGGCCGTCGAGCCGCACTGTCGGCGCACTTGGCCCTGGCGCCCTATGTCCCCCTGGCCGGGGATGCGACTAGCCCCGGCGAGACCCTTGTCGGTCGGGCCGCAGAGATGCACATGCTGACGGCGGAGTATGGACGGACGGCGCAGGGACAGACCACCCTGGTGCTGGTGAGTGGCGAAGCGGGAATCGGCAAGACGCGCCTGTTGCGGGAATTTGCCGCTCGTCTAGAGGTTATGGAGGCGAACCTCCAGCCACTGGCGATACAGATACGTAACCGGTGGGAGGTGGGATCGACTTACCGGCCGTGCGAGAGCCTGTTGGGGGCGCTGGGTCTGAGGGTTGGACATCCGGTCCTAGGAGCTACGGCGCTGGACCGGCACCGGATGCAACACGAGGCGCGACCAGGGGCGGGCGCGACGGGAAGCGAGCAGTTACTGGAAGCCTTGGGTGGCTTCTGCCGGCGGATGCCGGTGGTGGTGCTCGTAGACGACTGGGACTGGGCTGAGCCGGGCGATTGCCGCAGGCTGGTGGAGCTGGTCAGAGGAAGCGCCGAATGGCCGGTGATGTTCGTCCTCGCCGGCAGAAGAGTCGAGCTGGAGAAGCTCGCCGAGCTGGCAGCGGTACCTGCCCTCCAGCTGAAGCTACAGCCGCTAGGGACGAGCGACTGCTGGCGGCTTCTTCAGCAGCACCCGGCGGCCAGCGCCCTTCCGCCCGATGCCTGCGAGGCCCTAGTCCGGCGGAGCGGGGGCAACCCGGCCCACCTGATCGAGAGCGTGGAGTCCCTCATCGAGGAGGGGGCGCTGGTAGCTTCCGGAGAGGGATGGGTAGTGCGGGAGGGCCAGGCGCTGCATGCGGTGCCGGAGAGCCTGCGCAATAGCGTGCTATCGCGGCTGGACGCTCTGGAGCCGGCAGCGAAGGAGCTGCTGCGGCTTTGCTCGGTCCTGGGCGACGAGGTCACGGCACCGGTGCTGAGCCAGGTATCCGGCCTGGCGCCGGAGGAAGTGTCCCGGCGGATGGTGCCGTTGCTGGAGGCTGGGCTCCTGGCAGCGGAGGCCACGGAGCGCAAGTACCTCTTTCGCAGCGACCTGGTGCGGAAGGTGGCGTACGACACCATGCTGAGGCGGCAACGACGAGAACTGCATCGCCGGGCGGCTCTCTGCCTGGAGGAGGATCCCGAAACATCCTCTGAGGATCTGGCGCGCCACTGCGTCAAAGCCGGCCTGGCTGACAAGGCCATGCGGTACGGGATCGACGCGGGCGAGGCGTTGCTCCGCCGAGGCGAGCCGGAGAGAGCCGCGGAGCTGCTGAGCGAACTGGAGGGCCTGGTAGGGGATGGCAGCCCAGACGAACGAGTCAGGCTGTTGGAATCGCTTGCTGAGGCGTACATCACGCAGGGGGAGTGCCAAGCTGGCATCGAGCGCCTGCTGGAAGCCCTCGGCCTGGCGCGCGCTCCCTCTGTCCGAGGGCGCCTCATGGGGCAGCTGGGATGGGCGTGCGCCATTCAGGGACAGGCCGACCGGGCCATGCGCCACTACCAGCAGGCCCGCACGCTACTGGATCTCGGCGGCGACAAGTCGGGGCAGGCTATGGTGGCAGCCGGGGTACGCCTCCTGTATGATCGGCCCTGA
- a CDS encoding response regulator transcription factor translates to MRVLVIDDDADVAKTIENALRRSHTVFLAFSGVQGIQQARQIKPDVIILDIVMPGMDGFEVCQRMRDDPLLAGTPILFLTARGRTEDRIQGFQVGADDYITKPFSVQELELRMQAIMRRMGEPPKEARSDGCLKVGDICLNTKTFEVQVLGRTALLTPIEFELLYHFMTHPGEVFSTHRLLQEVWDYPSDTGSPDLVRMHIRNLRTKIEPEPGSPTYLVTVSRHGYCLRA, encoded by the coding sequence TTGCGAGTGCTGGTGATCGACGACGATGCAGACGTGGCCAAGACAATCGAGAACGCTCTGCGTCGCAGCCACACCGTCTTCCTTGCCTTCAGCGGCGTGCAGGGCATTCAGCAGGCTCGCCAGATCAAGCCCGACGTCATCATCCTCGACATCGTCATGCCTGGCATGGACGGCTTCGAGGTCTGCCAGCGAATGCGCGACGACCCGCTGCTAGCTGGTACCCCTATCCTGTTCCTGACCGCTCGCGGACGAACTGAGGACCGAATTCAGGGCTTTCAGGTCGGAGCTGACGACTACATCACTAAGCCGTTCAGCGTGCAGGAACTGGAGCTGCGCATGCAAGCCATAATGCGGCGCATGGGCGAGCCCCCCAAGGAGGCCAGGTCCGATGGCTGCCTCAAGGTGGGCGATATCTGCCTCAACACCAAGACCTTCGAGGTCCAGGTGCTGGGTCGTACCGCCCTACTGACTCCGATCGAGTTCGAGCTTCTATACCACTTTATGACCCACCCGGGCGAAGTGTTCTCTACCCACCGTCTCCTACAGGAGGTGTGGGACTATCCGTCCGACACCGGCAGCCCGGACCTTGTGCGCATGCACATACGTAACCTCAGGACCAAGATCGAGCCCGAGCCCGGGTCTCCCACCTACCTCGTCACCGTCTCTCGTCACGGCTATTGCCTCCGGGCATAG